Part of the Hippoglossus stenolepis isolate QCI-W04-F060 chromosome 4, HSTE1.2, whole genome shotgun sequence genome is shown below.
aaccacaacaaaccaCAAGCTTTAACTGGGACTGAGGAGTCAGGTTCTTATGTTGTGGTTATTACAACCTTTTTCAAATTCCTTTTGACCTTTGAAGACAACTTATCTAAAGTATCTACTAGAACAGATTTACATTCTGTGATGTTCTAAGTACGCATCATTTGTCTCAAACCGTTCACGGCTGCAACGCCTCATTTCACCTTTTGTCTAAAAATACTTTGATCTGGCCTTTGGCCCGCCTCCGCAAAAGCGCAGTCTACTCCGATTGGTCAGCTGGCCCGCTACTTTgtgatcagaatcagaaatactttattgatttCTGAGGGAAATCAGGTAATTAGCCAACCAATCAGAAAAGCCACAGCCCTGAGCCAGAGCTTCctgatcagctgtaaacacaacaacaacgtcGCCAGAGCTCCTGCACCGAACAAGCCGCTGGGAGCCCACAGTGCACGTTACTGGGAGACGTAGACAGAACCacaaacagattcatgttttctgtgggagaTAATGAATCCCTTAAGTGTGGACTTTGACCTTTGTAACttacaattacaaaaaaacacatgacacagtTAGGTAAAGAGGAAAACCTTCAAAGTTAAATATGAGCACTTTAAATGACAACTTTTACTGGAGTGGTCACTGCCTCATTAAACATATTTCTATGTTTAGGGGTTAAAACTAAATCAGTTTTCTTCTGGTTTCCGTCTCACACTAAGACGAGCAGTGGAACCAGTCGATATCGAAAACATTGTTTTAGAAAAAACGTGTGCTCTTCTCACAAAGTGGCTGTGAGAAGAGCAGATAATGAGACGACTTCCTCCAGCCTGTGGTTCACACACTTAGCTCCGTTTAAACCACAGTGAGCAGCACAAACAGAGCTGATGTGGTGATGTGTCTCAATTAGCCGCCTCTAACCAGGGCGGGTGAATTCAATTCCCACTTATGGCGCACTAATGATTCACGGTCCTATGAGGTGCTTTGGTTGTAAGTACTCACTTAGTGTTCATTTCATGTGACGTCATTTTAAGGACAggcttgtttcctttttttagaATCTAGGACTCAGTAAAAATAAAGTTCTTTTATGGATTGAAACTTAAGGAAGAAGAAGTTTTTCAACGGGGGAGAGATAAGATACATTCAGGTTCAAACATACAAGGCACCCTTAAAATCAGTGGTTCCCAAACCATGGGTCTGCAGCCCCTGGACGGTCATGACACACAGGAGGAGGGTCGCAGGTTGATTTCCAGTAATCAAATATAACATAAAAGGGGCTGACAAGTTTGGGAACCTCTGATTTAAGCCGTTAACATGATCAGTGAAGCCCTGCAGAGAAACCAGTTCTGAGTGGAGGGTAAAGAACCAGCACACAAGAAGctcaacaggaagcagacagAACAGAAGGTTGCAGAAAAAGCAGCCACATCACAACCCAATGTCCGtttttactgtatatttcatcatatttcatatatgaaatatgaaacagTTTTCTAGTCCAAACTGACAgacaattttaaaaagcagaggaTAGGGAAAGAGAGGTTGTACATCAGGGTTTGGTGATGCAGGCAGGACTCCATGCAGCACTTAGGTATTTTCATCACAGCGGTAAAAGGATGGAAACAGGTTTCAcaacaggagaggagggataCGGGCAGCAAACACCACAATTTAAAAAGGAGGTGGAGTTAGTAGAGTTCAGTCcatcacaggaggaggaggaggaggaggaggagggagacagccAGGACCAGTTTCAAACAAAAGAAGGGGTCCTGAACGATTGGAGGAGACTCGTGTCAGATCCAAAGTTCAGGCAAAatgctgtgttttcatgagAGTATGAATCTCTGGGTTTAACATGCCACCAAGCAGGAACAAGCGGTGAGAATGAGAGCGCCACGACAAGGAAAACGAAGGCGAGGTTATCAAaccaacacattcacaaaaaaagtgAAGCATGAAAGGACATTAGAAACGAGCAGGGGATTTCTTACAGTACGTCACTGTCTCAAAGTCACTGATAAGGACCGCACCTGAGGACACCTGCTCTGGGGACACCTGCTCTGGGGACTCCTGCTCTGGGGACACCTGCTCTGGGGACACCTGCTTTGGGGACTCCTCCACTGTTTCTTCTGTCTCAGAGTCGCTGGTCTCAGAGTCGCTGGTCTCAGAGTCGCTGGTCTCAGCCGGCGCTGCGTCGTCCTCTTTCCCTCCTGCTGGTTCAGAAGAGCTCTCATTGGCCTccagggcaggaggagagggggcgGAGTCTGGTTTGTCAAAGAACAAGAATGATCTTTTCAATTAATCTCTTcactattttttttaacaacccATAAACACTTCTGTAATTCTCAAGAGGTAATTTGGGGTAAATCaattgattttctttaaagCGGTGGCCTTGCTTTAGAGATGGCAGCTCATTCatggtcctcagaggatgaattcTTACCTGATGATTCTGCGGCGAGTTTAGAAGGTTGAAGAATGACTCTGTAACCTTTCACACTATCAGATAATCTGGGCCAAACATTGGTACCAAGCAAGGTTCAAGAGCAGATCTCTCCTCCGATTCTCAGGGGGGCCGAATCAACTCCTGTAGTCTGAGTCCAGCATTGGTCTCagctttgttttgctcttttggGGGTTTTTATTACCTTGTGACGGAGCAGCAGGTGAATCCTGGTCCGTCACAGCAGCCTCACTGACTTCAGAGTGGGCTGGGACAGAAATATCAGAGGGGGTGGCATCAGGTGGTGTAGCAGCGGGGGAGTGTGTGGGGACGGACTCCGGTTCTGACACGATCACAATCTGCTGGGTCTCAAACTcttctggaggagaggagacttCTATGAGCAGGCGAAGACGGAGAGGGGGAAGGGGACAGGAGAGGAcgtgaagaggagggaggaaagaagacAACAAGGAGGtaggaaaggagagagggttaggaaggaaaaagaaaaaagataagtCACAAGTAGAGTCGAGCAAACATGAGACGGAAAATCAAATAGACAGAAAAGGAGAGCGACATTTCAAACAGACATTTCTGTCTCAAACCAATTTTCTATTGAGACAAATGCAGGAGAGACATGAGAcaatgagcagagagaaagttCAACAGACAGTGAGGAGAGGGACAGGACTTCCCTCTACTGAAAAAACtacagtatattttttataggagtgtgtgtgtgtgtgtatttgtttatttatatatatatatatatatatatatatataaataaataaacagccgTGATTCACAGCTTTAAAGATACTGAAGAATATCACTGTAATCATTTCATATAAGGGCTCAGGTGCAGGGTAAAGTATCTcacctgtttcctcctctttccgtGGCTCAGCAGCTTCACTGGAGCCGACGTCCTGACTCTCCGTCTCGTCCTCGTGCTCCTGGGCCTTCTTCTGGGGGGGGCTGGACTCAGCACTGGGGGGTTTCAAGGGACTCTCTGTTCCCATGCTGCTCCGAGGTGACAgcatctccatctcctctccccaGTCCGACACAGGCTGGTGGCCTTCCAGCGGGCAGAAGGGGCTGAGGGGTTTGCCGCCCTCTGATGACTCCTGAGCTGCGGTCGGGGGGGGGATGTGCACCTTCGGCCTGGGTGCTCGCTGCTCTTTGGGGCTTCCCACTGACGTCTTTCGAGAACGAGGCGTGGGAGACAAAGGGGAGTTCTCTTTGCTCTTGGCTGGTTTTTCTTTCCCAGCATCTTTCTTCTCATTGCCCCTGGAGTCATGTTCTGAGTCGCTCCCTTCATCCTCGTCTTCTCCATCGCTGGCATCTTCCCAGTCAtcgtcctcctctccatctgcaTTATTCTCCTCCACCTGAGAGAAATGGACAGAGGGGTTGACTGGAAAAGTTTGCCATCTTAAACCTGCAGTAACTGATTACTTGGCCACTTGCATGAtttaatattgattttaaattgttatGAAACGTTGGTTAACGGTGAGGTACTGTTTCCTGTATTACTGATCCAGATGAAGCTCTTTACCTTCTGCGGGGGGGAAGGTTTGggtttttcttccttcttctttttcgtcctctcttctctcttcgtcttgtcctccttttccttctcctcctcttcttccttctctccttcccagCGGTTGTCATGCATGCTGTCAGAGGCATCCAGAGATGTCAGAGGTTTGATGTGCATCAACACCAAACtcacaaataacaacaaaaaagccCAAACACTCACAAGTATGCTGCTTACTGAGTAAACAAAGAGGTAAGAAGATTAACTTTTAACTTTATCCTCTTCAGATTATCTTCCATTATCatcttgtctttctttgtttaaCTGCATTTGGTGTTTCCTCATTACctctttcatgttttaatgGTTTGAATCCGAACGTTGAATGtttggacagagaggagaagagacttTGAGGCTGTTCGGACGAAGTCAGATTTACCTGTAGCTCTGTTTCTGTCCTCGGCCCCTCCCTCTGCTACGGTCCCCTCGGGGCCCCGGGGTCCTGCCCTGAGACAGGAAGTCACCAAATGTGGACTCCTTGGGCGGTCGCTTACTGTCATCTGGAGGGGACAATAATGTTGAgagtaaagtttatttgtaaTAATTGATCtgaaggcagagagaaagaagagaagacagGAGCTGGATGTGTTTCTATCAGTTTTACAGATCAAACATCTGttcagagggaaagagagaagatcTGACGCCTCATTCTGTTTCTTCCACTTTCATTTCTTCATTGTATGTGAAAGGAAGGAAACTTGAAGAGAACTGCAGGCTTCCATGagactgtgtgtaaatgagCTCAACAGGCTGCAGGTTGAGGTGTCACAGTTATTTAATCACGAGATTGTGAATGTTTGTTCCACGgcttcagtctctctctctttaatgcCTAATAAGGTGTAATTTAGAATTTGTATTACAGTTACAATCTGAGTTACAACACGACATATGACTCATCTCTCTTCTGAAgtaaaagagagaatgaaatgaCGCTAGTATGGGAAGGattcaacagaaaaataagtgATTGAGAATGGAAGGTggcataaaataaaaagctgtaaaagaaagagaagtagAGAAtcaaaggaaagagaaaagaatggaAAGGTGTAGGATTGAAGATGTGGAGCGGAAAGAGGGATGagaaacagaagacagaggaagtgaagagggAGAAGGTCACAGACTGAATTCTTCAGTAGGGGAGTGGATGTGAGGGGGGAGTTGGATAAAAGCtcaacggagagagagaggaggggaggatgTGATATAAAAAGAAAGGTCAGGAGGAGAAAGCTATgagcacaaaataaatgaagggatcagtgaggagaaaagaattgagaggatgaagatgaggagatTGAACAGAGCCTCCCGGGGCTTTGAAGAGGACACTCGAGTCATTCCAGAAATTAGAAATggtgaagaaacaaaagaaaccgAAACACACACGTACGAtgtggagagacacacacacgcagccaaaGCAAGTGTAGGCTGTAATGTGGGGCAGGTGTAATGTGTCATAACCTGTAATATACACTCCAGTTCTAAAGATACAGAACTGGAATAAACCAGGACTGAACAGCATTTGAATTCATTctcagcttttgttttgaacCTTCTCACAGTTCAGAAGAGCCTGGTGCAGATCTGCATACGTGATTCGAGCTTCTGGTGGATCTGTGGCCATAGAACCTACAAACATCCCCTACAAGGTATCCAGAGAAGACAACGAAATGCTAAGAAGTATTTACAAAATCTGTTCATCATCCTGAGGTGAGCATGTGCAGGGGTGTTTCCAGCCGCAAGGAAAGATGAGCAAACCTTTATAGATGTTCtagccaaatccaaaacagcTGTACAGCCAACTTCTAAACAAAACCCTGAGACTATTCGTAATAATATCTgactgaaaaagtaaaaacaaatcatgaaTTATTGTAAatcaaagcaacacaatgttGATTTGTAATTGCCACAGTACTGCTGGAACGCTTGGTGTTAAACTTGTGACTCTGGTGTGTCGTGCTTCAGACCAAACATCAAGTAAACATCATTGCTTGTAAAAcctcaaatacaaataattgtgGTAGGCGTTTGAGCAGCAGATTCTGAAAGAAGGTGAACCAGTCTGATTGAACAAAGGTGCAAACTTGAGTTAGTTCTACAGGGGCTGCTTTgacaggaggggggggtcaGGTATGTAAGTCAGGGGTGAGTTGGGTTCTGGGTGCAGCTGTTGAGCTTCAGACACACATGGAACAAAACCAACGAACACAATGTAAACTCAGTCCCATGCTGTGTCTAACCTGAGGCCCTGCCCCGAGGCTCTGCACGAGAGTTACGCCCCCgggctgcagagaaaacacacatacaaatttCAGTGtatctgagacacacacacacacacacacacacgacaaacAAAATATAGCAGAGACATTTTAACCGTGTAAACTTCTTGCCACTACGCCAAAATCTGAAGATTTAAATGTATGCGCGACACTGAAATGAGGTCAAGGTCACTAAAACTTTTCTAAACACTTGAGCAAAACTTAAAACACTGCCGTCAACACAATCGTTGTTATATTGCTCCAAACTGGACGTCCAGTTCGTACATTTGCATTTCAAGCCTGAAACAACCAGtagaaaagaggagcagcattAAAAGTCACTCAAACAAAGTTCGGCttgttctgctgctctgtgtctgacACGTGTGTCCTGGGATCACCTCAGTCCCACAGTAAATGATTCTATCATGCGGATGACTGACTGAAATTACCAACACGCACAAGCAACATCATGTCATTTAGCTCATCGGGACATTACAGCCTCACGTTCTTTTTGCTTGggtttcaaattcaaatcagtaACTTCAACTATTACTT
Proteins encoded:
- the ccdc9 gene encoding coiled-coil domain-containing protein 9 isoform X1, with the protein product MSSVDLKTKEEKDAELDRRIEALRKKNEALVKRYQEIEEDKKKAEQEGIAITTPRKPRPHEPETDRKKTDKENFTVTVDLSKSTGEKRVVNDWKPGTPRGRKTSEESDGQRGQNDSNSPPRRMGSGRVGRGGQRGGAGGRPERREWEPRTPRGGEPGELGGQGRRGGGRRERGGGGEGRGGEGRGEGRGDGRDGREGRGGGGRGGGRGGGGRGGRGGGGGGGGGEGGEGEGEGGTPGGVDRKSQEWEEKRRQNIEKMNEEMEKIAEYERGQRMDGDKPIRNFLDDPRRSGPVPDIDRKEGSRRHVRNWGGLDFDNVKTGNELEKEWTSRRPGPKGSVDMTMSMTGRERAEYLRWKKEREQIDEERLARHRNATGQWRREWDAQKTDNMFKEDPYAAAEGVTSEQGSRRARGRNSRAEPRGRASDDSKRPPKESTFGDFLSQGRTPGPRGDRSRGRGRGQKQSYSMHDNRWEGEKEEEEEKEKEDKTKREERTKKKKEEKPKPSPPQKVEENNADGEEDDDWEDASDGEDEDEGSDSEHDSRGNEKKDAGKEKPAKSKENSPLSPTPRSRKTSVGSPKEQRAPRPKVHIPPPTAAQESSEGGKPLSPFCPLEGHQPVSDWGEEMEMLSPRSSMGTESPLKPPSAESSPPQKKAQEHEDETESQDVGSSEAAEPRKEEETEVSSPPEEFETQQIVIVSEPESVPTHSPAATPPDATPSDISVPAHSEVSEAAVTDQDSPAAPSQDSAPSPPALEANESSSEPAGGKEDDAAPAETSDSETSDSETSDSETEETVEESPKQVSPEQVSPEQESPEQVSPEQVSSG
- the ccdc9 gene encoding coiled-coil domain-containing protein 9 isoform X2 — protein: MSSVDLKTKEEKDAELDRRIEALRKKNEALVKRYQEIEEDKKKAEQEGIAITTPRKPRPHEPETDRKKTDKENFTVTVDLSKSTGEKRVVNDWKPGTPRGRKTSEESDGQRGQNDSNSPPRRMGSGRVGRGGQRGGAGGRPERREWEPRTPRGGEPGELGGQGRRGGGRRERGGGGEGRGGEGRGEGRGDGRDGREGRGGGGRGGGRGGGGRGGRGGGGGGGGGEGGEGEGEGGTPGGVDRKSQEWEEKRRQNIEKMNEEMEKIAEYERGQRMDGDKPIRNFLDDPRRSGPVPDIDRKEGSRRHVRNWGGLDFDNVKTGNELEKEWTSRRPGPKGSVDMTMSMTGRERAEYLRWKKEREQIDEERLARHRNATGQWRREWDAQKTDNMFKEDPYAAAEGVTSEQGSRRARGRNSRAEPRGRASDDSKRPPKESTFGDFLSQGRTPGPRGDRSRGRGRGQKQSYSMHDNRWEGEKEEEEEKEKEDKTKREERTKKKKEEKPKPSPPQKVEENNADGEEDDDWEDASDGEDEDEGSDSEHDSRGNEKKDAGKEKPAKSKENSPLSPTPRSRKTSVGSPKEQRAPRPKVHIPPPTAAQESSEGGKPLSPFCPLEGHQPVSDWGEEMEMLSPRSSMGTESPLKPPSAESSPPQKKAQEHEDETESQDVGSSEAAEPRKEEETVSSPPEEFETQQIVIVSEPESVPTHSPAATPPDATPSDISVPAHSEVSEAAVTDQDSPAAPSQDSAPSPPALEANESSSEPAGGKEDDAAPAETSDSETSDSETSDSETEETVEESPKQVSPEQVSPEQESPEQVSPEQVSSG